From Pagrus major chromosome 6, Pma_NU_1.0, one genomic window encodes:
- the LOC140998398 gene encoding uncharacterized protein — MDAPLPEGLLSVVHITGDGMNFLEPLEVTDTHVVVTVPHFSAIGLLKNFIKRLLNKMRPVSGKVLLFLGQPNPKTQRQKLNVFLLPKNIHLDEVSTQQRYTENIQVPSKCKLVEDQSYSLHCPQAIKIQPKSADFDLEFGPNYDPTFEVRLPTNTEEVTLTVKDQRQMVVWEHDVDLTDSRRRIEGRNAPAGQRLHLVRPEFVRRVSGPVLNQLLDKLLHLDFINDEEVQSVKAKPVIQDKARELIDTVRKKGTRASSALIAALRKVDPNLFRVLKLRWRKIKK, encoded by the exons ATGGATG ctcCACTGCCTGAAGGTCTGCTGTCTGTCGTCCACATCACTGGTGATGGAATGAACTTCCTCGAGCCGCTGGAGGTTACAGACACTCATGTGGTTGTCACAGTCCCTCACTTCTCTGCCATTGGTTTATTGAAGAATTTTATTAAAAGGTTATTGAACAAAATGAGACCAGTTAGCGGCAAAGTCCTGCTGTTCCTCGGACAACCAAAcccaaaaacacagagacaaaaactcAACGTGTTTCTCCTGCCGAAGAACATCCATCTGGACGAG GTGAGCACACAGCAGCGATATACAGAGAACATCCAGGTTCCTTCAAAATGTAAACTCGTTGAAGATCAAAGTTACAGTCTTCACTGTCCTCAGGCCATTAAAATACAGCCTAAG AGTGCAGATTTCGACCTGGAGTTTGGACCAAATTATGACCCAACGTTTGAGGTCCGCCTGCCTACAAACACAGAAGAAGTGACTTTAACAGTCAAAGATCAAAGACAGATGGTGGTCTGGGAGCATGACGTTGATCTCACTG ATTCAAGAAGGAGAATTGAAGGAAGAAATGCCCCAGCAGGGCAGAGGCTGCATTTAGTTCGACCAGAGTTTGTAAGACGAGTGTCTGGACCTGTTCTGAACCAGCTTCTGGATAAACTTCTTCATCTGGACTTTATAAATGATGAAGAAGTGCAGTCAGTTAAAGCAAAACCGGTCATACAGGATAAAGCACGAGAGTTGATCGACACAGTACGAAAAAAGGGAACTAGAGCCAGCTCGGCCCTGATCGCTGCTCTCCGTAAGGTGGATCCAAATCTTTTCAGAGTGCTGAAACTAAGATGGAGAAAAATCAAGAAATGA